A single genomic interval of Corvus cornix cornix isolate S_Up_H32 chromosome 1, ASM73873v5, whole genome shotgun sequence harbors:
- the LATS2 gene encoding serine/threonine-protein kinase LATS2 isoform X1 codes for MRPKTFPATTYSGNSRQRLQEIREGLKQPSKSSGQGLPIGAGSETSLDPKILIGKDAARQQQMRQTPKFGPYQKALREIRYSLLPFANESSTTAAVEVNRQMLQELVNAGCDQEMAVRALKQTGSRSIEAALEYISKMSYLDPRNEQIVRVIKQTSPGKGIVPNNVTRRPSFEGSNESFPSYHQISNAAYEGTGFGAEGANMLTEVPRPYMDYLISTSQSSAMTAPVQRPSGVGTHSTPTSHQQKAYPANMESSVINYPVANHSSQALQLQASHGSNSQHYSRQHIMVQGEPMGYGVQRSPSFQNKMQQEGGYANLPNKGAVVQNNTGHAFQQAPASLYISHSHHKQTSPSSHQMHVISRGPAFANDFSDSPPQNLLTPSRNSLNMDLYDMNNPQVQQWQAATPSRRDSLQNPGIEASPRQHVSFRPDATVPSRTNSFNNHQQQPQVTVSMRQVPPGKPDPSIASPNTITAVTSAHILQPVKSMRVMRPEPQTAVGPSHPGWLPAQAPAVDGLEIMEQHVPPSGAANAYQLDVDYGNQELRCPPPPYPKHLLLPGTSEQFDVNCLCMGVEQTLRVVPSSTSNKAEESNERNDKNSKNTKAEKPSKDKKQIQTSPVPVRKNGKDEEKRESRIKSYSPFAFKFYMEQHVENVIKTYQQKINRRLQLEQEMAKAGLCEAEQEQMRKILYQKESNYNRLKRAKMDKSMFVKIKTLGIGAFGEVCLACKVDTHALYAMKTLRKKDVLNRNQVAHVKAERDILAEADNEWVVKLYYSFQDKDNLYFVMDYIPGGDMMSLLIRMEVFPERLARFYIAELTLAIESVHKMGFIHRDIKPDNILIDLDGHIKLTDFGLCTGFRWTHNSKYYQKGSHIRQDSMEPSDLWDDVSNCRCGDRLKTLEQRAKKQHQRCLAHSLVGTPNYIAPEVLLRKGYTQLCDWWSVGVILFEMLVGQPPFLAPTPTETQLKVINWESTLHIPSQIKLSPEATDLITKLCCAAEDRLGRNGADDIKAHSFFHSMDFSTDIRRQPAPYVPKISHPMDTSNFDPVEEESPWNDTSGDSTRTWDPLASSNSKHTEHAFYEFTFRRFFDDNGYPFRYPKPSGMEVCQSEKSDVEDKGVVDQTGACQPVYV; via the exons GAGATGGCTGTTCGGGCACTGAAGCAGACAGGGAGCAGGAGTATTGAAGCAGCCCTGGAGTACATCAGTAAGATGAGCTACTTGGATCCTAGAAATGAACAGATAGTACGTGTAATTAAGCAAACCTCACCAG GAAAGGGTATTGTGCCAAATAATGTAACCCGCAGGCCGAGCTTTGAAGGATCAAATGAATCTTTTCCGTCCTACCATCAGATCAGTAATGCAGCCTATGAAGGGACAGGCTTTGGAGCAGAAGGTGCAAATATGCTTACTGAAGTTCCAAGGCCCTACATGGACTATTTAATCTCTACTTCTCAGTCTTCAGCTATGACTGCTCCTGTGCAGCGACCCTCTGGAGTGGGCACTCACAGCACACCAACGAGCCACCAGCAGAAAGCATACCCTGCAAATATGGAGTCTTCTGTGATTAATTATCCAGTGGCTAATCACAGCAGccaggccttgcagctgcaGGCGTCTCATGGCTCCAACAGCCAACATTACAGTAGACAGCACATTATGGTGCAGGGGGAACCTATGGGATATGGTGTTCAGCGGAGTCCATCCTTCCAAAACAAgatgcagcaggagggaggatATGCCAATCTCCCAAATAAAGGGGCAGTTGTTCAGAACAATACTGGTCATGCATTTCAGCAGGCACCAGCAAGCCTGTATATCTCACATTCTCATCACAAGCAGACAAGTCCTTCTTCTCATCAAATGCATGTGATATCCAGAGGTCCAGCCTTTGCTAATGATTTTTCAGACAGTCCACCACAAAATCTATTAACTCCATCTAGAAATAGCCTAAACATGGACCTCTATGACATGAATAATCCTCAAGTTCAGCAGTGGCAGGCAGCAACCCCGTCACGCAGAGATTCTTTACAAAACCCGGGAATAGAAGCATCTCCACGGCAACACGTATCCTTCAGACCTGATGCCACAGTGCCAAGCAGAACAAACTCCTTCAACAACCACCAGCAACAGCCACAAGTGACAGTGTCTATGAGGCAGGTTCCTCCAGGAAAACCTGATCCTTCCATTGCATCTCCAAACACAATCACAGCAGTCACATCTGCTCATATCCTCCAGCCAGTGAAGAGCATGCGAGTGATGAGACCCGAGCCTCAGACTGCAGTGGGACCTTCCCATCCTGGCTGGTTGCCTGCGCAGGCACCGGCTGTGGATGGCTTGGAGATCATGGAGCAGCACGTGCCACCATCTGGAGCAGCTAATGCCTATCAGCTAGATGTGGATTACGGTAACCAGGAACTGCGGTGTCCACCACCACCCTATCCCAAGCATTTGTTACTTCCTGGCACCTCTGAGCAGTTTGATGTCAACTGCTTGTGCATGGGCGTGGAGCAGACTCTGCGTGTGGTCCCCAGTTCAACGAGCAATAAGGCTGAAGAGAGCAACGAGCGAAATGATAAAAACAGCAAGAACACTAAAGCTGAAAAACCAAGCAAGGATAAAAAGCAGATTCAGACATCTCCGGTGCCTGTACGAAAAAATGgcaaagatgaggaaaagcGAGAATCCCGAATAAAGAGCTACTCACCTTTTGCCTTCAAGTTCTACATGGAGCAACATGTAGAGAACGTCATAAAGACCTACCAGCAGAAAATTAATAGAAGGTTACAATTGGAGCAAGAAATGGCAAAA GCTGGCCTCTGTGAAGCAGAACAGGAACAAATGAGGAAAATTCTCTACCAGAAGGAGTCTAACTACAACAGACTTAAAAGGGCCAAAATGGACAAATCTATGTTTGTGAAAATCAAGACTCTGGGTATTGGTGCCTTTGGAGAAGTGTGCCTGGCCTGCAAAGTGGACACCCATGCCCTGTATGCCATGAAGACTCTGCGAAAGAAAGATGTGCTGAACCGGAATCAGGTGGCTCATGTCAAAGCAGAGAGAGACATACTTGCTGAGGCAGACAATGAGTGGGTGGTTAAACTCTATTATTCCTTCCAAGATAAAGACAATTTGTACTTTGTGATGGACTACATCCCTGGTGGGGATATGATGAGCCTACTGATTCGGATGGAGGTCTTCCCAGAGCGTCTGGCTAGATTTTATATTGCAGAGCTCACTTTGGCCATAGAGAGTGTGCACAAAATGGGATTTATTCATCGAGACATCAAGCCTGACAACATTCTGATAGACCTCGATGGGCATATCAAACTGACTGACTTTGGACTGTGTACTGGATTCAGGTGGACTCACAATTCAAAATACTATCAGAAAG GGAGCCATATCAGGCAAGACAGCATGGAGCCCAGTGATCTTTGGGATGATGTGTCCAACTGTCGATGTGGAGATAGGCTGAAGACATTGGAACAAAGAGCTAAGAAGCAGCACCAGAGATGTCTGGCCCACTCGTTAGTTGGAACCCCTAATTACATTGCTCCTGAAGTCCTGCTTCGTAAAG GATACACTCAGCTCTGTGACTGGTGGAGTGTTGGTGTGATCCTCTTTGAGATGTTAGTGGGACAGCCTCCTTTCCTGGCTCCTACACCCACAGAAACCCAGCTGAAG GTGATAAATTGGGAAAGCACACTGCACATTCCCTCACAGATCAAGCTGAGCCCTGAGGCAACTGATCTTATCacaaagctctgctgtgctgctgaggacaGGCTTGGAAGAAATGGAGCAGATGATATTAAAGCCCATTCTTTCTTTCACTCTATGGACTTCTCTACCGATATCCGTAGGCAGCCAGCTCCCTATGTTCCAAAGATCAGCCATCCAATGGACACTTCAAATTTTGATCCAGTTGAGGAAGAAAGTCCTTGGAATGATACTAGTGGTGACAGCACCAGGACCTGGGATCCACTAGCCTCTTCcaacagcaaacacacagaacaTGCTTTTTACGAGTTTACTTTCCGAAGATTCTTTGATGACAACGGCTATCCGTTCAGGTATCCCAAACCTTCTGGCATGGAAGTTTGCCAGTCTGAGAAGTCTGATGTAGAAGACAAAGGTGTGGTGGATCAGACTGGAGCTTGTCAGCCTGTATATGTGTAA